The sequence below is a genomic window from Paenibacillus silvisoli.
CTTCGATGGCCGGGACAAGGCGATCAAAAAGGTGAAATGGTATCGATTTCAAAAATTGCAAAAACGGTTCGTAAAACACGCTTCGACCTACGCGGAATTGCATAGTTTTTCTAAATTATGAAATCGATTTCGTTTTGTTGTTTAATGAAAAACAGGTTCATGTTCCACGACTTGCATCCGGCTCTGGAGCCGTTACTTCCTCACCGACGACTGCCGGACGATCAATTCCGATTCCAGCACGGTGACGCGTTCCTGCTCGTAGTCTTCGTCGTTCAGGCGGTTGATCATTTTCTCCGCCAATTTGTAGCCCATTTGGAACTTCGGCTGGTTCACGGTTGACAGCGTAGGCGATAAATACTGGGAAACCCGGTCGTTATCTACGCCGACGATGGCCAATTCACGCGGAATCGCAATGCCTCGCTCCTGGCATGCCCGATAGACGCCAAGCGCCATCTCATCATTGGCCGAAAACACTGCGGTAAATTGTAAGCCCTTCTCCCAAAGCCGCCGTATCGCTTCATAGCCGCCCGTTTCATTGAAATTGCCGTTCTCCACATACGACGGATTGAACGGAATTTCATGCTCCTTGAGCGCTTTAATGTAGCCCTCAAGACGATCGTAGCTGTCCATCGCGTTCGGGTAGCCGCTTAGAAACGCAATATCGCGGTGGCCCTGCTCGATCAAATGATTGACCGCCTCCTTGGCCGATTGGACGTTATCGGTATGCACGTTCAGCACCTTGGAGTTCTGAATGCTGCGTCCGATAATGCCAACCGCGTAGCCGCGGTCTACCATCTCCTGCACTTCCTGGTTCGTCAGCATCGAAGCCACGAGTATCATGCCGTCTACGCTTCTGTCGCTGAGCAGCTTCAGATACTCGGACTCAATAACGCGGTCGTTATTGGTATCGCAGATGACGATTTTGTACTTCTCGGCGTACGCCTTCGTTTGGATGCCTTTCACCACGTCCGTGTAGTACGACACTCTTACGTCCGGCACGATGATGCCGATCGTCATCGTACGCTGCTGCCTTAAATTTTTGGCGGCGGCATGCGGCACGTAGTGGAGCTCCTCAATGACGCGCAGCACCTTCTCGCGCGTTTTCGGCTTGACGAGCGGATTGTTGTTCAGCACCCGTGAAACGGTGGTCGGCGACACTTTCGCTTTCAGCGCCACATCTACTATTTTTACATCCACGGCAACCTCGACCTTTACACGGAAATTCGTTGGCAGCGTTTCCGTTTCGGGGTTATTCTGCCTACTTCAACAAAATAACACATTTTGAAATCGTTTTCAATATGTAACATTCAATTTTTTTTGTAAATTCACAACCGGAGCGGAAGCCTTTGGCAGGCTCCCGCTCCGGTTGTAAGTGTTCGCTATCGATTAGTTCTCATCCGGGAACTTCTCGTTTACTTTGTCGATCGCATCCTGCAGGCCAAGACCCATTTGCTCGTCCGCGAACTGCTTCAGTGCCGCTCTAATGTCGTCGTTGCCCATCACGAGCTTCGTCACCAAGCCGTCCAAGTCGCCGCCGCCCGTGCTGAGCGAGGACGCATAGGAGTTCACGACCCAGTTAACCGGCGCTTTCTCGCCCGTTTCGAGCGCTTGCTTCTCTACGCCGTCCAAGTACTGCTGCACTTGCTCGGTTTCCGAGGAGCCGTAGCCGTCGATGTAGCGAACGCCGTCCGTCCAGATGGAAAGACCGTTGAATACGGCTGTGGACGGGTATTTCTTCGCAAGGTCGAAATCCTTCTCGCCTTCGTGCTTGTTGATGATTTTGTCGCCGTTTGGCTCCCAGTCAATGCCTTCGAGGCCGTAGAACACCGTCTTCTGGCCTTCCGGCGATGCGAGCCAGTCAAGCAGAGCCAGAATGCGCTCTTGCTTCTCGTCGCTTGTTTCACCGTTGAAGAGCGTGCCGGACCAGTAGTCGAAGTAGCCGTACAGGTAGTTTTTGCCGTCCGCAGCAGGAACGTTAGGCAGGATCTTCACGGTGTCGAGCATCTTCTTATCCGGATTTGCCGCGTTCCAGCCTGGCAGCGCGCCCGTCATCGTCTTAACGGTCGTCACGATTGCGGCAGCCTTGCCTTGGTTGAACTTGCCGTCCGCGTCCATATTCGGCACGGCGAAGTCTTTATCCAAAATGCCGGATTTGAAGAAATCTCTCTCCATCTCGATGACTTGGGCATACTGGTCCGTCATCCAGCCCGGTACCCACTTGCCGTCCACCTTCTGCCACCAGCCGCTGGCCGGAGCGATGTTGTGGAACACGCTGTCGTGCGTCCAGCCGATATTATTGCTCGTCAGCGGAATAACTTTCTTCTTCTCGCCGATCG
It includes:
- a CDS encoding LacI family DNA-binding transcriptional regulator; the protein is MDVKIVDVALKAKVSPTTVSRVLNNNPLVKPKTREKVLRVIEELHYVPHAAAKNLRQQRTMTIGIIVPDVRVSYYTDVVKGIQTKAYAEKYKIVICDTNNDRVIESEYLKLLSDRSVDGMILVASMLTNQEVQEMVDRGYAVGIIGRSIQNSKVLNVHTDNVQSAKEAVNHLIEQGHRDIAFLSGYPNAMDSYDRLEGYIKALKEHEIPFNPSYVENGNFNETGGYEAIRRLWEKGLQFTAVFSANDEMALGVYRACQERGIAIPRELAIVGVDNDRVSQYLSPTLSTVNQPKFQMGYKLAEKMINRLNDEDYEQERVTVLESELIVRQSSVRK
- a CDS encoding extracellular solute-binding protein, which produces MMTKKALTVGLSTMLLASGILAGCGSNNNGGNEGSNAGTSNTGNNASQSNNAASNGSEVAGDLYKDHLEVSIAYFDIASAIKDGQQDDLLKMIQDKFNITIKPVNESWSDYSDRTKLWAASGQLPDAFFTDATSGDLFNQWVDQGIIKPLPDDMSAFPNLKKYVDLPDVQGAKAADGKSYFVPRMLANRNELPNDRGILIRKDWMDELGLKDPTTYDELKNVLKTIGEKKKVIPLTSNNIGWTHDSVFHNIAPASGWWQKVDGKWVPGWMTDQYAQVIEMERDFFKSGILDKDFAVPNMDADGKFNQGKAAAIVTTVKTMTGALPGWNAANPDKKMLDTVKILPNVPAADGKNYLYGYFDYWSGTLFNGETSDEKQERILALLDWLASPEGQKTVFYGLEGIDWEPNGDKIINKHEGEKDFDLAKKYPSTAVFNGLSIWTDGVRYIDGYGSSETEQVQQYLDGVEKQALETGEKAPVNWVVNSYASSLSTGGGDLDGLVTKLVMGNDDIRAALKQFADEQMGLGLQDAIDKVNEKFPDEN